The following proteins are co-located in the Diorhabda carinulata isolate Delta chromosome 4, icDioCari1.1, whole genome shotgun sequence genome:
- the LOC130893268 gene encoding GSK3B-interacting protein-like — protein sequence MTEYILDSESWKLEAEAIINDVKAHVNQINISEKIPSSNSCIYMNLRTKEEKKFCIQLSSEGFKIVGLDWDENNLDSEQFFETPYSLLNSVSPSFSSSFASAVCDKLNHMC from the coding sequence ATGACAGAATATATATTAGATTCTGAAAGCTGGAAATTGGAAGCAGAGGCAATTATTAATGATGTCAAAGCCCATGTGAACCAAATTAATATATCTGAGAAAATTCCCAGTTCCAATAGCTGTATTTACATGAATCTACGCACAAAAgaggaaaaaaagttttgcatTCAATTATCAAGTGAAGGATTTAAGATAGTTGGTTTAGATTGggatgaaaataatttggatagtgaacaattttttgaaacgcCATATAGTTTATTAAATTCAGTGAGCCCCAGTTTTTCTTCCTCGTTCGCTAGTGCTGTATGTGACAAATTAAATCAtatgtgttga